Sequence from the Amaranthus tricolor cultivar Red isolate AtriRed21 chromosome 1, ASM2621246v1, whole genome shotgun sequence genome:
ttattattattattattattgttattattattattgttattgttattattattattattattattattattattattattattattattattatgattattattatttttattattattattattattattattattgttgttgttattattattattattattattattattattattattattattattattattattattattattattatttttattattattattgttattattgttattattattgttattattattattattgttattattattattattattattattattattattattattattattattataattattattattattattattgttattattattattgttattattattattattattattattattattattattattattatttttatttttattattattattattattataatatttattgttattgttgttattattgttattgttattattattattgttattattgttattattattattattgttattattgttattattattgttattattattattattgttattattattattattattattgttatttttagtattattcttattgttattgttattattattattatcattattattattattattattattattattattattattattattattagtattattattattattattattattattattattattattatcattattattatgattatgattattattattattattattgttattattgtta
This genomic interval carries:
- the LOC130810377 gene encoding uncharacterized protein LOC130810377 — protein: NNNNNNNNKNNNNNNNNNNNNNNNNNNNNNNNNNNNNNNNNNNNNNNNNNNNNNNNNNNNNNNNNNNNNNNNNNNNNNNNINNNNNNNNNNNNNNNNNNNNNNNNNNNNHNHNNNDNNNNNNNNNNNNNTNNNNNNNNNNNNNNNNDNNNNNNNNKNNTKNNNNNNNNNNNNNNNNNNNNNNNNNNNNNNNNNNNNNNNNNNNNNNKYYNNNNNNKNKNNNNNNNNNNNNNNNNNNNNNNNNNNNNYNNNNNNNNNNNNNNNNNNNNNNNNNNNNNNNNNNKNNNNNNNNNNNNNNNNNNNNNNNNNNNN